AGTCATtttcagtaattaaaacagctttattgtaTTAAAATTTAACTATACACCCTTTAAAGCTACAATCTCAgttttccctctctcccccatTGTTATAACAGTGAGAGTTGAAGAGAGTTCTCTCACaacttttctccatctctcttcccAATAGTTTCTCCAAATAGATTACTGCCCACTCTCTGTTAAACAACCCTGCGAATCTATGTAAAAACTCAGCAAGGTTTAGAGCCAACTGATCCCAACTGAAGGGTTTAATAGCAAGTAGATACTCTAACAGTTGGTGGTCCTTTTCTGGGGGACCCTTTTCTATTGTTCCCAATTGCAGGCATCACACAGAATTTCTGAGGCATGTACCTCTCTACTCTTAGTGTAGTGATCTCTGACAAGCCTGCCACCTCCAATCTTATTAACACTCCGTAGTCAAATATAGAGGTGGCCTGGAGGCCTGGGCCTCAAGGGGTGAGCCCTTATCCCCTCCACATGTCTATACTGTCACCCTCATCTCTCCCCAATGCTCTCTCCCAGGGTTTGCAAACGTTTACTCTAAAAAGTCAGGTTGtagcatattctcactcataggtgggaattgaacaatgagaacacatggacacaggaaggggaacatcacactctggggactgttgtggggtggggggagcggggagggatagcactgggagatatacctaatgctagatgacgagttagtgggtgcagcgcaccagcatggcacatgtatacatatgtaacctgcacattgtgcacatgtaccctaaaactcaaagtataataataataaaaaaagtcaggttgtaaatattttaggctatgCAGACTATATGGTGACTATTAttactactcaactctgccactgtaacTCCAAAGCAGCCACAGATGATACCCAGTTGAATGAGCAtgactatgttccaataaaactttattcaaggacactgaaatttgaatttcatatgtcATGAAATAGTACTCCTCTTCTAATtgtttcaaccatttaaaatgtaaaaaccattcttatcTTACAGTTATATAAAAACAGGTGGTGGCAGATTTTGCCTACTGTCAGTGTTTGCCAACCTGTTCTGCTCTAACCCAGGAGTTCTATCTATGGTCAGGAAACCAAACCATGTCTAAATCAACATTCAACCTTGCAATGAAATACCTGTCTCCTCTTCTTGGTGTTAACTCCAAACCTTGTGAGCAATTCTCTTATAGAAACTCTCCCCTACCAATGTCAGTAAAGGGAATTGGTTCAGTGCCTCCTTCCCTATCTTATGGGAGGATGGAGAAGATATTTTCTCTCTAAGAACAGTACACTCTTCCATTCTACCACAAAAATGTGCTAGGACCTTTCTTCCATATCATGATAGTAAAGGTCACCAAAACAGTTCAATACTTCTCAACTTCCCAAACCAACCCCTCTCTGATTGGACTCTGGAGAATTTAGTGATTCCTGTAAAGTTCAGCAAACTGAGATAACTAAAACTCAGTGAGTAGTTCACATTACTCTTACATAATTTTCAAATCagaaatattgagtcttcctttttaaaaaattatattttttcccaaGTAGGGCTCTCCATTGAAGTTCCATGTAGCTTAAGAGCCATTGATATATTTAAATAAGGTAACATAAAATGAAAGTTCAGTGTACTGATTCCTTCTTTTGCTATCTCTGAGGGTCACAGAAATCAGGAAATGACCAGAGAGCCATTCACCATGTAAATGATCAGTGTCACtctcagatgactgcagcctttAGAACTGCAAACATAAGCAAGGCAGCTGCTGGTGTCAACAGCTGTCCCTGGAATATCACCAGGTTGTTGATAATCTAATAGACCTTCACAGCAAAAACAATGAATAGAAGGTCAGAGTTAAACCAGTGATCATGTTGTTCATCAAAAGTACATCTTCATAAGCTTTAGCAGTCAAGGGTTAGCATATGTCAGGTTGATTCTCTCCTAAGATTCCCATGGACACTTTAAAGATCTCAGCACTGATTCAAAGCTAGAGAACATTCAATATAGCAAAACTGGATATGATTCGTACTTGAAGAATTGTGGACATAAGACTCACCTGCTATTTCTTCTCTCTGGAGCTCATAGCCTCTGGTCGATAACTTGTGGAACAGAGTCTTTACAAGAGAGATTCCTAAGGGCTTCCCCCCcagctacaaaaaatataatttctggtGGTGTCTGAGATTCCATTAGACATAAAGAATCTGATCTACTGTCATTATTAAAGGTGTGCTTAGGCATGTCTGGTTGGAAACAGACCATTTTACATGCCCACTTTCACAGCATGTACAGAAAACATGCTGTGAATACAATTAaatggatttttgtgtgtgtgaaatggggggtaaacatattttacttatttgcattttctaaactTCTACAATGATTTTATGTCaactttttatttctacaaagtaatttttaaatcttatgaAAAAACAGAGCAATTTTCGtaatcattttacaaaagaggaaattaGCTTAGAGAAAACGGGTAGTAGCAGATGAGGAGAGCCTGGTTTCTCTAATTCCCAGgttagtattaatattttttggCTCTATTATGCCTCCTAAGACAATGATTGCTGAGACAAATTGGTTATGCCTCCAAAGAACTTAATGAGGGTaataaaagtaaggaaataaTTACCTGACATAGACACAGAGTAATTTAATTTAGTTTGGAACCTTGGGTCCATCTGTGATTTGCCTGACTGGTACTTTCTTGTACTCCAAGCATATATTTACACACTGACAGCCAAAAGTCAGGAGTCTGCTTAAGGGATGGCTTTTTAGTCCATACAATCTTCTCTAGTATCTCCAGCTTCAACCTTTTTCCAGGTTTGCTTTTGGGGGTCATGGCTCTCTGTTTCTGATTTAGACACAAGTTCTCCTTATTTAGGATTTCatcaggaagaaatcaaatcccACATACACAGCACAGACTGAagtatctgatttttaaatgctttattacATTAACTTTAGTATCATTAGTAGATGAATATAATCAGATTAACAAACTGGTTTGgccacaaggaaaagaaaaaacatttctgaagCTTCACAAACCTATGTGTGTAGTGTGCAAACTAGAACCAGTTATACTTTCATCTCTTCACAGAACACAATTAGTGTGGTGCATCAAGAGATGTTCCACTGCTGCACCATCACCTCCAAACTGTAGAGGAGAGATGAAGGCAAACATTGGAGGAATTTCCAAGGCAACTGCAGTCAAACGTTATCTGTAAAACTGCAGGTATAGATGGCATTATACAAAAGCTCAAACATCCTTCAAAACTTGGACTATTGAAGTCTacaattaaatttcaattttttttaacttacaaggAAATCATACTCATTTAAGATACAGTTACCTCTACCTTAATCCCCAACTCAGTCAGATATTTGTAGTCTTATCAGAAATATTTGAATTAGGTAGTTGTTTTATTTCCTATTCTATTGCTTACAATTTTAAAATCCACATTAATAACTCAGAGTAACATTTATACATAGATTAACAGAAAGGTAAACTTTAATTTCCAAATTAGGAATGAAGAAAGATGTTAAATGGCTTTGCTTTAAAAGAAACAGTACAACTGTATAGGTATAAATAATGGTTTTGTGACAATAAACATGAATTTAATACAAAGATACCAGTGCTTTTGGGCCAAAGCCAATAGACTTGACTTTTTAGAAATAAGCCTAGTTTACTTCATTAAAGTAAGTGTTACGGCTGCTATAATGTATCTGGTACTGATTCCAAACATATCCAGCAATTCACTAGTTTTCCCACGTTGAGGCACTCCTGACACTGCCAGTTGATGAACAAGGATATCAGGCTCCCTGGAGACAGCTGCACAAACAGCTTCTCCAATGCCACCTTCCCTGTAGTGATCCTCCACTGTGATAACTCGGCCGCCTGTGGCTTTTGCACTGGAGATGATGGTGGCGGCATCCAGGGGTTTAATGGTAAATGGGTCGATGACACGGACAGAAATACCTTGTTGAGAAAGATGGTCAGCAGCTGCTAAGGCTTCATGGAGAGTAACTCCAGCTCCAATTACTGTGACTTTATCATTGACACTATGGCGGACCACCTTGGCCTGGCCAATCTCAAAATTTTCTTGTGGGGTATAAATAACTGCAGTTTCTGGTTGGCTGGTTCGAATGAAGCACATTCCCTTGGTATTGGCGGCTAGATAAATAGCATGCTCTGTCGAGATGGCATCACTTGGATAGAAAACAGTACAATTGGGAATGCTTCGGAACATGGCTAGATCCTCCAGGGCCATCTGGGAGACTCCATCTTCTCCAGTGGATACCCCACAGTGGGAACCAATAAGGTTGATATTGGCTTGAGAAATGGCTCCCATTCGGAGCTGATCAAATGCTCTAGTAAAAAAGGCAGCAAAAGCACCAGCAAAAGCAATGGTTCGACCACGTGTAGCACAGCCTAGTGCCACACTTACCATGTTTTGTTCAGCAATAATACACTCTATGAAACGCTCAGGGTGTTCTTTCCTGAATATCTCAGAAAAGGTGGAGTTCATCGTGTCACCACTCAGAACAATAACTCTTTCATTTGCACGGCCCAGTTTAgccagagccaaaccatatgttTTCTGAGTAGCTATCTTGTCACCAACTTTGTAAGCAGGTGGGGAGGTCATTTTTATATCTGTGATGCTTATTTGAGGTGAGTCTTCCACAGGCGATTTTGGTATGAGATTCTCATTGGTCTGTATCTGACTCTCAATTAATTTGACAATTGCATCTGCTCTTTCTTTTGGCACTGGCTTTCCATGCCAATTTTCTGCATCCTCAATATTTGGAATACCCCGACCTTTGAAGGTCTTGGCAACTATAGCAGTAGGCTTGTTCTTCACTTGACTTGCTTGCCAAAATGCTTGGCACAAGGCCTCCACATCATGGCCATCCACTAAGTAAGTATTCCATCCAAAGGCTTCACAGCAATTCTGGTAGATGTCTGCGCCATGCTCAAGGGGTGCAGGGCCACTTTGTCCCAAGCGGTTCACGTCGAAGACCGCCACGAGATTGTCCAAGTTGTAGTGGGAGGCAAAAGCAAAAGCCTCCCACACAGAGCCTTCTGAGGATTCGCCATCTCCCATAAGGCAGAACACCCGGTAGCTGGCCTTGTCAAGGTACTTGCCAGTATAAGCCATTCCACATGCAGCACCTAATCCTTGACCTAGGGACCCTGTTGCCACGTCAACAAACGGCAATCGGGGGGTAGGGTGTCTCTCCAAGTCGCTGTGAAGTTTCCTCAGGTTCAGCAAGTCAGATTCACTGATGTCACCCACCTCCACCCAAGCAGCATAGAGGATAGGAGCAGCATGTCCCCTGGAGAGGATGAACCGGTCGTTGTCCGGGTGTTCTGGGTCTGTCTGTTTATACTTCATCGTGTGGAAGAAGAGGACAGACACGACCTCCGCTGCACTGCAGCACGACGTGAGCTGGCCAGAACCAGAGGCACACGTGGCCCTGATGGAATGGATCCGCAGGCGGTTGGCTGTGTCCCGCAGCACCTGCACGGTCTTCACGTCGGGCTTGGCGTCGTTGGCCATGATCTCTCTTTTGTCGGTTTGGCAAAGCAAACGGCGCCGCAGCACCCCCACAACCCACCGCGGCAGTGCTCTCACGTGACCGCCCCGCCCTCGCCTCCCCTCTGCCTGAAGGCCTGAGCTCGGCCACCAGCCCGGGCGCCCACAGCGGAGCTTCCCGCGAGACTGAGGAAACGGAAACGTTGGAGTAGCCTGCACCCTCTGATGTGCACCGTTCCCTCTCCCTGTCCACGCCCAGCTGAATGGATTTTTAGTATTTACTTTGTCACGTGCATGTTCAACATTAGGAagcataattaaattttttacctTTCCCTGTGTTATAAATTCAAGACTAGACATTTTTCTGTGTATTATAGGAAGCGATTTGTGAGGCTGTGCTTTTTTAATGCATTAACACTATATCCGAGTCATCACTCTTTCATATCAGAACATTAATAGAAAGGATACAAAGTCACTTTCAATCTGACCAGTATGGCAATGCTATCTCAACAGAGACTTTCTCAGAGCAACCAAATATCTGAATCTCAGACTTATAGAAAGAAATGCAATGACTAATTTGACCAAAATTTACAGGAAGAACAAATCTGAAACCACCCAATTGCAGAATAGAATTGCAACTCCAGTGTGCCGTAAAGTACTATTTCTGTGTTGAAATAATTAGAAGACCAGTAGGCTGAGGTAGCTTCAGCTCCATGAGTTCCTACCTAAGGAAAGGAAACCCAAATCAGTGTAAatgataaaaaggaaatttaagctTAATCAATCAGAAACTGCCAGCTAACTTCTAACTGGGGACTTTCCACTGGGATGACCCAAATAAGTCTAGTACTCCActttaaccaatcaaatatcTCTCCTTTGCTTCCAAATTCACCCTATAAAAGCCTTCGCCTTGGCTCCTTTATCAGGAGCTACCAGATTCATGAATCACTGAATGGTCAAATAaatgctttaatattttaatgtgcctCAGTTTATCTTTTAATGACTATTACTACAAATCATTTTTAAGACAAAGTTACttactttaaaaaactaaatttgtgggccgggtgctgtggctcacacctttaatcccagcactttgggaggccgaggcaggcggatcacaaagtcaggagatcgagaccatcctggctaacacggtgaaaccccgtgtctactaaaaatacaaaaaaattagctgggtgtggtgatgggcacctgtagtcccagctactcgggaggctgaggcaggagaatggcgtgaacctgggaggtggagcttgcagtgagcccagattgtgccactgcactccagcctgggagacagagcaagactccgtctaaaacaaaaaaaactaaatttgtGCCATTGAACTCTTCTAGCAGGCCAAGGTTATGGTTTGTCATCaataaaacaacaattaaaaaaaacacaacgaTAATATATCATACGTTCCCATATTGCGATGTTAAACCTCTTGGTGTCTTGAGCAATAATTCTTACCTTAACTTCACGTTAAAATCAGGGCACATAAGAAACACAATGCCTGGTTCCATCCcagaaaaatagaatttgaatTTCTGGACCTGGAGTCTGGGAAGCTATGTTTCTAAAATACACCCATTTATTATAATGGGTAGTCAAGGTTAATAACATAATCTGGAGATAGTCtgagaccagtggttctcaacattAGTTGTAGTTTAGAATTATCTGGGAAGTTTTAAAAACATCTCATGTCCATGCTGCACTCCAGACCAATTATATCAGAATTTCTAGGCAATAGATCTAGGCgtcagtaattttaaaatcttccccAGGCAAATTCAATGTTCAGTCAGGGTTGTAAACAACTAACTCAGGGGGTGTTGTTACTCTTTATACTTATTATCTCTTGCATTACATCTCAGAAAAATATTGCAAATGTTATTTGCTATTTAAACTAGTTCTATCATTTTAACTTTTAAGGACACATATTagaataaatagtaataatatgACACTAACGATTTTAAGACTTGTTGCAGGAATGTTGGCATTGGAGAAGTTCTTAAGAGGTCATCATGTATTCATAACTCTCCATGCCCTTTGCAAATTAAagcttgtttatctttttaaacaaataaaggaGGAGGAAATACAAGCAGACTAGGCTAGAACTGGTAGTACAGAAGATGggaattagagaaaaaataataatcacagtaaaataatagcaaactaCTACAGGCTGACAGGAAAGTAGTTAATATAAACACAGGTAGTTCACAATTATTTTGGCCAAAAAGAACTCTAATAAATCCACACAATTAGTAAACATGATAGTATAAAAATGATTTATGAGGCAATGTTCCCATGAATAAAAAACGTGGGACTTCTTAACATTTCTTTCCAAGTTCCCACATTCTTTCACTCATTTAAAACACTGCACAGCTATTTCctaaagtattaaataaaaaaattttaacattagCAAAGGTCAATTTTATTAAGAGAAGAATGTAGTCTTGGAGATTTAATACCCTAGATAGTGAGTGTGAATTTCCCTCTATCATTCTGTGAGACCGTGTGAATTTTTTATactatatagaaaataatattttataaattatgtgtAAAACACTTATAAAGCATTCTGAGATTTTGTAAAAGGAACTctggaaagatatatatatataaaatatatataaaagtatatatatagtaaaatatctggaaagatatacaatatatataaaagtatatatattatatataaaaactcatatcaatatatgtaatatatattaattttatataaaattaattttatattaatatattatataaataacatatataagctgttaattattttctttaagcattttagtcttttaaatttgaaatatattttaaaatatacaattgaaaatatataaatacaggtAGAGCATCCCAAATTTGAAAATCTGATGTTTccaatgctccaaaatctgaaacattttgagcactgacatgttACTCAGGGGAACTGCTCAAAGGacattttggatttgggatttttcTGATTTGGAATGTTCCGTTGTTAAGTataatgcagatattccaaatttttttttaattgaaatccaaaacacttctggtctcaagcaaatAATTTCAACTAAAGAATACTCAACTTGTTTAAAGTATACACAATTTCATAATGCAAAATTACCCAATATGGCTGGGAACACAACTTCATCAAATAAATCAAACAAAGACGTGATACCACCTTCTCCCCTATTTAGAAGACAAAATAGGGGAGCCAAACCCTATTTGGCTGACAAAATGTCAGCCAAAAACTTTTAAACCAGCACGCCAAAAATGTAGTTGTCTTGGAGAAAAGTTCATTATTCATTTTAGAGATCACTTTGGAAGCCAGTCGAAAGTGTTCTGCAAATAGGAAAACATTATTCATGTATTATTAATCTTGGTTTATCCAGACAAAGCAGAGATTGGCAAATTCAAGTGCCTACTGGGATAAGGAGTTACCACGAGTGCTTGGATGTCAGCTATAAGAGGGTTAGAGTGGCCCGTGTTAAACTGGAGAATACAAGGCCACTTAAAGGcattcaaaattgaaaaatgtataaacattttgttggaaaaataaaatataccttcAGGCTGCCACTTTTGACCCCaatttaaagtctatttaaaagcagcaataatttttgttttatctttgcttacatttttcacttaatttttttctcatagtaTCTAAAAGTATTCATTATAGTGTGTACTTCACATGAAAACAAAATCTAACAGGATTACCAATACAAGTAGCTATGAAGGAAAAACTTAAATAGTAGCAATTGATAAGTGTAATTTCTACTGGGCTGcagcagagaaaacagaacacaCAATTACCGATTACTGAGTAGGTCTACACTGATTtgtgaaaatatacattttgccATGTGAGGGTGAGTAATATTTAGGAGTTGGGAATGCTGAAATTTTACTTAAATCTTATTTAAACTGTTAAGTTTtgttaaaatggaattatataaaatacataaatgctGAATTCATCTTTTGCTTCCACTGTTTAAATTTGGTTGGCTTTGGAAGCTAAAGTATGGAGCAAATGAGAATAAGATTCTTGTGTAAGGCAATAAGTTTCCTGGAAAGAAAAATGTACTTTATCTTCCTGGATTATTGCTTTGAAAATTTTAACAGATGCTATTATGATGCATCTGTAGGATGCTATCCCACGTTTTCCACAGTTACAAGTCCTTattttggggtggggagagaaggggCAGAAGAGAGAGGTGgcaacaaatttaagaaacttGGCCCACCTCCTAGTCCCAGGAGAAAATCATAATTAATGTAGGACCAGCATCACAATGCCATTCCCTTTGGCTAGTAATGGCACTCAGCACTTATTGACCCAGTTCTGGTCAATAAGATGTTAAGTAGAAGTCTGCTTTGGGTGTAATAATTCTCGTCgtttctttcttttagagatggggtattgctatgtttctcaggctggttttgaactcctggcctcaagtgatcctcctgccttggcctcccagctgGTAATAATTTCTATTAAAGATTTTCTTCCTGGTAAACAGGAGAGAGTACAAGAAGAACtgtgatctcctttttttttttttttttttttttgggatggagttttgctcttgttgctctgtcatttagtagagacagtgtttcaccatgttgactaggctggtcttgaactcctgacctcaggtgatccgcccacctccgcctcccaaagcgctgggattacaggcatgagacaccacgcccagccattctTTTCAACccctctaccaccaccaccagagGATGTGTTGGAGCTATAGCAGCCAAAAGCCTAAGGAtaaggccaggcgctgtggctcggGCCTGTAGATCAATTATTAGCCACCTTTCCTGTAAacctaaaagaaattaaaataaatagtgcaggccgggcacagtggctaacgcccagcgctttgggaggctgaggtgggcggattgcctgagggcaggaatttgagaccagcctggccaacatggtgaaagcctgtctctactaaaaatacaaaaattagctgggcaacgTGCTGCACATcagtaatcccagccacttgggaggctgaggcaagagaattgcttaaacttgggaggtggaggttgcagagagctgaggtggcgccactgcactccagcccgggcgatggagtgagactccatgattaaaaaaaaaaccctacagatAAAAGTTAACGTGCTTAGTACGGTAGACTGGAAAAATAGAAAGTATGAGTTCTTCATAACTTCGTGGGTCCACAAGCCTTGAGACCAGCTTCTTCTAGActccttaagaaaaaaattaaatattcccACTTTATGAATGAGTTTCTGTTATCTTCAACTGAAAACATTTCTGGGAGATACAAAAATAGATCCCCTAAACAAGCTCCTGTAAGTCTAGtaatcaggggaaaaaaaaaagaaaaacaatcaagaCGGCTCACAGTAGAAGAGAAGGGGCTCTAGAAAATGTAGTTTACTCAGTATTTTTATTCTCAGTGCCTGGTCCCACCCACACACCTACAACTTTGgtcttttttgtataattacTATTGctatgttgctgttgttgttattacaTTGACTATCTCTTCAAAAACTAGGATTTTTAAACTTGGTACATGGGCTTTATGTATAGAAAACACTCAGATACCTTATCATATTCATTTGCTGTCTGCCCTAGGTGGTTGGGTATGATGGAAATATGAAAATGATATAGCTGGATTTATTCTCATATAGACTAGCTACATTTAGTGGAGAAAATGCTTTTCCTTCCATCCAGATAATAACCTTGAAGTAGATTACAACAAAATCTCTtacttttgaaaactaaaatataataacaaatgatagcaatagtaattttttaaaatccaaggtATTAGACTTATATTACTGATTGCAAATCAGTATGATCAGCTTTAAATATATGAGAGGAATTTAATTCATTCTATAAACCATTTTTATTAGATACTACTATTGTATGCATTAAATAGTGGATTAGTACTTGCGCCATGTCCCACCTAACTCCTTCCCATCCTCAGGTCAAATTCAGCCCTTTGTTGAGATTTTATTTTGGCTAGAATATTTTAGCAAATGTATTGAGTTACAAACAACAAACAATAACAGTAATAACATTAATCCATTTAACCAACAAATTAATGAATTTTGgcaaatgtttatttctatttaGCTATCACAACAATCAAAATATAACTTCAATATTTCTATCGTCCTCAAACATTCCTGTATGCTTTGGCATTCAGTTATTCTTCACCCTAGGCTCCactgatttgctttctgtctctgaggttctgttcct
This DNA window, taken from Pan troglodytes isolate AG18354 chromosome 3, NHGRI_mPanTro3-v2.0_pri, whole genome shotgun sequence, encodes the following:
- the TKTL2 gene encoding transketolase-like protein 2; this encodes MANDAKPDVKTVQVLRDTANRLRIHSIRATCASGSGQLTSCCSAAEVVSVLFFHTMKYKQTDPEHPDNDRFILSRGHAAPILYAAWVEVGDISESDLLNLRKLHSDLERHPTPRLPFVDVATGSLGQGLGAACGMAYTGKYLDKASYRVFCLMGDGESSEGSVWEAFAFASHYNLDNLVAVFDVNRLGQSGPAPLEHGADIYQNCCEAFGWNTYLVDGHDVEALCQAFWQASQVKNKPTAIVAKTFKGRGIPNIEDAENWHGKPVPKERADAIVKLIESQIQTNENLIPKSPVEDSPQISITDIKMTSPPAYKVGDKIATQKTYGLALAKLGRANERVIVLSGDTMNSTFSEIFRKEHPERFIECIIAEQNMVSVALGCATRGRTIAFAGAFAAFFTRAFDQLRMGAISQANINLIGSHCGVSTGEDGVSQMALEDLAMFRSIPNCTVFYPSDAISTEHAIYLAANTKGMCFIRTSQPETAVIYTPQENFEIGQAKVVRHSVNDKVTVIGAGVTLHEALAAADHLSQQGISVRVIDPFTIKPLDAATIISSAKATGGRVITVEDHYREGGIGEAVCAAVSREPDILVHQLAVSGVPQRGKTSELLDMFGISTRYIIAAVTLTLMK